A genomic stretch from Erigeron canadensis isolate Cc75 chromosome 9, C_canadensis_v1, whole genome shotgun sequence includes:
- the LOC122582132 gene encoding epoxide hydrolase A-like, translated as MDKIQHSNIKVNGINMHVAEIGEGPAVLFVHGFPELWYTWRHQMLFISSKGYRAIAPDLRGFGDTEAPPLPTSYTALHIVGDLVGLLDSLGLDKVYLVGHDWGAIISWYFCLFRPDRIKALVNMSVVYTPRDPSVKPLDYYRKTFGDDFYVCRFQEIGWEEEYGKVDTKRQLAASYFNRNPSAPKLPKDYAKCFNPHPYTIPSWFTKQDLDYFASKFRATGFRGGFNYYRCFDLNWELCAAWTKYKIVVPVKFIVGDLDLTYHFPGTKEYIHGGGFKEAVPGLEEVVVMEGVGHFINQEKSQEINYHIYDFITKF; from the exons ATGGACAAAATACAACATAGTAACATCAAAGTAAACGGCATCAATATGCATGTTGCCGAGATCGGAGAAGGCCCGGCCGTGCTATTTGTTCACGGCTTCCCGGAGCTATGGTACACGTGGCGACACCAAATGTTGTTTATATCATCCAAAGGCTATCGTGCAATAGCCCCCGACCTTCGTGGCTTTGGTGACACAGAAGCGCCACCTTTGCCCACTAGCTACACGGCCTTACACATAGTCGGGGACCTAGTCGGCTTGCTTGACTCGTTGGGGTTAGACAAGGTTTACTTGGTTGGTCATGACTGGGGTGCCATAATCTCATGGTATTTTTGCTTGTTTAGACCGGACCGTATTAAGGCTTTGGTTAACATGAGTGTCGTCTATACTCCTAGGGATCCTTCGGTTAAACCGCTAGATTACTATCGAAAGACTTTTGGTGACGATTTCTACGTATGCAGGTTCCAG GAAATCGGGTGGGAAGAAGAGTATGGAAAGGTCGATACCAAAAGACAACTAGCCGCAAGTTATTTTAATCGAAATCCAAGTGCACCCAAGCTGCCTAAAGACTATGCCAAGTGTTTTAACCCACATCCGTATACTATACCTTCTTGGTTCACAAAACAAGACCTTGACTATTTTGCATCTAAGTTTCGTGCCACAGGGTTCCGTGGAGGATTCAATTACTATCGTTGTTTTGATCT AAACTGGGAATTGTGTGCTGCGTGGACGAAATATAAGATAGTGGTGCCTGTAAAATTCATAGTAGGAGACTTGGATCTCACGTATCACTTTCCGGGAACAAAGGAGTACATACACGGTGGTGGATTCAAGGAAGCGGTACCAGGGCTGGAAGAAGTCGTGGTGATGGAAGGAGTTGGTCACTTCATAAACCAAGAGAAGTCACAAGAGATTAACTACCATATTTACGACTTCATTACAAAGTTTTAA
- the LOC122581365 gene encoding 60S ribosomal protein L18-3 translates to MGIDLVAGGKSKKTKRNAPRSDDIYLKLLVKLYRFLVRRTGSNFNAVILKRLFMSKINKPPISLSRLVRYMSGKDDKIAVIVGTVTDDVRVHEIPCLKVTALRFTETARARIEKAGGECLTFDQLALRAPLGQNTVLLRGPKNCREAVRHFGKAPGVPHSHTKPYVRSTGRKFEKARGRRNSRGFRN, encoded by the exons ATG GGTATCGATCTTGTTGCTGGTGGGAAGAGcaagaaaaccaaaagaaaCGCACCTAGATCCGATGACATCTACCTTAAACTCCTTGTCAAG CTGTACCGGTTTTTGGTGAGGAGGACTGGAAGCAACTTCAATGCAGTGATATTGAAGAGGCTTTTTATGAGCAAAATCAACAAACCCCCCATTTCTTTGTCTCGTCTCGTTCGTTACATGTCTGGAAAG GATGACAAGATTGCCGTGATTGTGGGCACAGTTACAGACGATGTTAGGGTTCATGAAATCCCCTGTCTCAAGGTAACTGCACTTAGGTTCACTGAAACCGCAAGAGCAAGGATAGAGAAGGCCGGTGGAGAATGTTTGACTTTTGATCAGCTTGCTTTAAGAGCTCCACTTGGACAAAACACT GTTCTTCTTAGAGGCCCAAAGAATTGTCGTGAAGCAGTGAGGCACTTTGGTAAGGCTCCTGGTGTACCACACAGCCACACCAAGCCCTATGTGAGATCAACTGGAAGGAAGTTTGAGAAGGCCCGAGGTAGAAGAAACAGCAGAGGCTTTAGAAACTAA